The DNA window CATGTCGCGCCCCGCGCTCACGCGCCCGAGGAAGCGCTGATACGCCGAGCGCAGCATGCCCGACACCGCCGCGTGCTCGTCCTCGGTGAGGCCGCGCGTGGGCGTCATCCACGCCGCGCGCGCGCCGCGCGTGATCACCACCGGGCGCACACCCAAGCGATCGAACAAGCCCGAGGCATCGGCCTTGCCACCGATGACCCCGATGGAGCCCACTATGGACGCGGGGTGCGCGTAGATCTCGCGCGCCGCGGACGCGATGTAGTAGCCACCGCTGGCCGCCACGTCGCCGAGCGAGGCCACCACCGGCTTGCGCGCCGCCAGTCGCCGCACGGCGTGCCACATGCGGTCGCTCGCCAGCGCGGACCCGCCGGGGGAGTCGATGCGCAGCACCACGGCGCGCACGCTCTCGTCATCGGCCAGCCGGCGGACCTCCTCCACGAACGGGCCGCTCACGGCGGCGGCGCCGCTCTGCTCTTCACCGTCCACGATGCTGCCGGTAACGTGCACGATGGCCACGTGCGGCTCGTGCAGTGCGTCGCGCGGGTCTTCACCCATGAGCACCTCGAGCACGCGGCCGAGGCCCGCACCCTGCCCTGCCACGGGCAGCGAGAGCGCACGCACCTTGGGCGCGTCACCGGCGCGGCGAGCGTGCTCACGCGCCTCGTCGTCGAAGGCCACGGCGTCGATCAACCCCGCCGCGCGTGCCGCCTCGGCGCCGTAGGGACCAGCGTCGATGGCGGCCCGTGCGCGCACGGCGTCGCCCTCGAAGCGCAGCGCCACGGCGTTCACCAGGCCCGCGCTCACGTCGTCCAAAAGCGCCTCGGTGGCCTCGCGCGCCGCCTCCGGCATGGTGGTCTCGGTGAGCATGTCGCCCGCGCTCTTGAAGCGCCCCATGGCGATGACCTCGGCGCGCACGCCCACGCTGTCCAGCAGCTCGCGCGCGTAGAAGACCTGCGCGGCCACGCCCACCAGGTTGAGGTGGCCGGCGGGGGTCATGCTGAGCCGGTCGCACGCGCGCACCGCCAGCGCGAAGCCCGCGTTGTCGAGGCTGTCGAAATGGCAGTGCACGGGCTTGCCCGTGGCGCGCACGCGCTCGATGGCCTCCACCAAGTCCGACACGCGGCCCCAGGCGCTGCCCATGGAGCCGATGCGCAGGAACACGCCACGCGCCGAGTCGTGCTCTTCCACGAGCCGCAGCTGCTCGAAGACCTCTTGCATGGTGGGCTCGCGGCCCGACCCGAGGCCGCCGCGGCCCGGGCCCGACGAGGGCGGGGCACGCAGCGCGAGTTCGCGCACCTCGACCGCGCCCGTGCCTCCCGAGGCATCGAGGGCCGGCCCGCCGCCGACCGTGCAGCGCAGGAGGCACGCTGACAGCAGGCCCACGAACACCAGCGGCCAGACCCAGCGCCGACGGCGCGGAGGGGCGGCTTCGGTCATGCGGGCCCCGGCGCGGGATCTCCCTCGGGCGCAGGCGGCGGGGGCGGCGGTGGCGGCGGTGTGTCCTCCACAGTCGGCGTGGGGGTGGGCGCCGGGCCAGGCGCGGGCGTGGGTCGCAGCGCCTCGAGCCGCTGGCGCGCGGTGGTGGCCAGTGAGCCGCTGGGGCTGCGCTGCAGGTAGTCTTCGTAGGCCTGGATGGCTTCGCTGCGCCGCCCGAGGGACTCGTTGGCGCGGCCGAGGCCGATGAACGCGGGCCCGTAGCCCTGGCGCGTGGCTGCCCGGAAGCGCACCACGGCGTCGTCCGCACGACCGCGGCGCAGCATGACGTTGGCGAGCCCCGTGGTGGCCTCCGACGAGCCCGGCCGCACCTCGAGGGCCGCCTGGTAGAACGCGTCCGCGCGCGAGAGGTTGCCGCCCGAGAGCGCGGTGTCGCCGTTCTGGATGTACCAGCTGTAGTCACGTCCCTCGGGCGGACGGCCGTCGTCCATCGCCACGTCGGTGCCGGCAGGGGGACGCGTGCCGGACGTGTCCGTGCCGCCGGCCTGCATCTCGTCGAAGGTGCGGTTGTCGCGCCCCTCCGTTGTGCCGTCGGCGCCCACGCGGGGCTGGCCCTCGCTCCCAGAGGGGTCCGCCGCCACACCCGCGTCCACGACCACCGCTGGCGCCAACTCCGGCTCCTCGGCCGCGGCCGGCTGCGGCGCCTCTCCGTCGAGCCGCCGGCGCACCGCCAGCGCCCCGGCGTGGTCCGCCTGAGAGGCGAGCACGTGCGCCACGTGAGCGCGAGCCGCTTCACCGTTGCCCGACGCCAACAGCGCGCGGGCCAGCACGATGCGCGCGCGGATGAGCCCTGCGTCGGCACCCACGGCCTGCTGCGCCAGCTCCACGGCGGCGCCCAGGTCCTCTTGCTCTGCCGCGGCCAGCAGCGCTCCCACGGTGAGCTGGTCTGCGCTGGCCGTGGGCGCCAGGTCACGCGAGCGCTCGTAGTGCCGGCGTGCACCGATCAGGTCGCCCGTCAGACGCAGCGCGTCGGCCAGGGCCACACGCGCCTCGACGGAATCGGGAGCCTCGCGCACCGCATCCTCGGCCTTGTGTCGGGCTTCCTGCGCCGCGTCGCGGGCCACGTGTCGGAGCCCAGCCGCCTCGGCCAGCCGCGCGGGGTCTTCGCCCGCATCGGCGACCAGATCCTGGGCGTCGAACTCGTGCAGCTGCGCCTTGAGGCTGTAGCCGCGCGACAGCATGGTGAGCACGCGCGGGTCACGCTCGGCCACGGCCGTGGCGCGGATCATCTCGTGGATGCCCTGGCGATAGCCGTCGGCGTCGTCGCGGCGCAGCAGCTCCTCGGCCTCTTCTAGGAAGCTGGCTGCGGGATCGGGTGGCGGCCCACGCAGCGCTTGCACCTGCGCCATGATGGCGTCGCGCTGCAGATAGCCCACGACACCGAGCGCGATGAGCGCCACCAGGAACACCCAGCGGCCCCACTTGGGCGAGCCCACGCCCTTGATCTTCACGTCGTCGTCGTCATCGACTTGCATGACGGGGGCGCGTGACTTCGTGACCGGAGGCGCAATGGGCTCTTCCAGCATGTCACTGGCGCGCGTGGCGGCGATGGCGCGATGCGACGCCTTGGCCGCAGCGGCCGCCGCGGGGTTGGCGCGCTCGGGCTCGGGAGGCTTGGCGATGGGTCGCGGTTGCGCAGGGCCAGGCGCGGGCGACGGCATGGACGCGCTGGGCGGCGGCACGCTGGCCGGCGGGAGCGGCGGCGGAGGCACGCTGGCCGGCGTTAGCGAAGGGCTGTGCGCCGGGCTGACCTCACTCTGCCGCGGAGCGCCGGGCATGGAGTTCCCGTGCAGCTGCGGCGTGGTCACGGGTTCGCTGCCGGGCGAGTACCCCATGAGCGTGCCCTTCGAGCGACGCGGGCCGGGTGCGCCTGCTGGGATGGACGACGTGCGGGCGGCCGGCGGCGAGGAGTCTGGCCGCGACGCGCGGGCCTGCGAGAAGAAGGTGGCCAGCTCGGCGATGGAGCCGAGCGGCTTGTACGCGTCCCCCTGACGGGCAATCTCGTCGAACTCGCTGAGGACGTTGGTCGCGATCAGCTTCTGCAGGTCGCGCAGGGTGGGCACGAGCTCCTCGCGGCCGTCACGGTGGCGGATGCTCCAAGGGCGCGCGTCACCTCCTCCAGGCCGGTAGACCTTGAAGAGGTGGGCGCACTGAGTGCACTTGACGGTGGTGCCACGCTCGGAGACCAGGGTCTCGTCGAAGTCGTACTCGGTACCGCAGTTCTGACAGATGACATCCATGAAGGCGCAGAGCTTACCAGCGTTCGTCGGTCTCGGGCACCCGGCGTGTCCTGCGGCGCCGGTCGGGTCAGAGGGCGAACACGCCGCGGTTCATGATGCCGGCAGGGTCCAGCTCGCGCTTGGCCCCGCGCAGCGCCTCGCGGAACAGGTCGGGCACCTGCTGCGCGTACCACGGCTGGTGCACGCGCCCCACGGCGTGGTGGTGCGTGATGGTCCCACCGTGACGTAGGATGGCGTCGCTCGCGGCCTGCTTCACGGCTTGCCACTGCGCGATCTCGCCGCCTTCACGCCCCGGCATCACGAACGTGAAGTACGGCGCCGGCCCGTCGGGGTACACGTGCGTGAAGCGGCAAGACACGAAGCCGCGCCCCGCCTCGCGCTTCATCACGTCGCGCACCGCCTGGATGATGCCGGCGTGCAGCGCCTCGAAGCGGTCCCACGTGCAGGCCGTCTCGAACGTGTCCACCACCATGCCCATGCTGCCCATGAGGTTCAGCATGTAGGGCGCGTCGATGAACGCGCGCTTCCACGCGCCGGCTCCGCCTTCGTCGCCGCTCTTTTCACCCGCGTCGGCGTGCTTGGCGCCCTGCGGGCAGCGGCCGCCGTGGTCCGCCACCAGCTCGAGCGTGCGCGCCATGGGCGCGTGAAAGGCGTGGTCGGCCCCCTCGAACCCCACAATCAGCACTGCGCTGCTGTCGATGCTCACCAGGTTCAGCGCCGCCTCGCGCGCGTCCAGCAAGCGGCAGTTCGCCGGATAGAGGCCCGACTGCGAGATGGCCCGCACGGCAGCCACGGCGTCGCGCCACTCCTTGAACAGACACGTGGCGGTGCTGCGCTGCGTGGGCTTCGGGCGCACGCGCACCCAGGCCTCGGTGATGACACCGAGCGTGCCTTCGCTGCCCAGGATCATGCGGTCGGCGCTGGGCCCCGCGCCCGAGCCGGGAAGGCGACGCGTCTCGAGGACCCCCCGCGGGGTCACCGTGCGCGTGCTCTCCACCAGGTCGTCGATGTGCGTGGGGCCCATGGCGAAGTGGCCGCCCGCGCGCGTGGCGATCCACCCGCCGAGCGTGGCGAACTCGAACGACTGCGGGAAGAAGCGCAGCGTGAGCCCGTGCTCGGCCAGCTGGGCCTCGAGCCGCGGTCCGCTGGCGCCGGCCTGCAGGCGCGCGCTGCGCGACACCGCGTCCACCTCCAACAGCCGGTCGAGGCGCGAGAGGTCCAGCGACACGAAGGGGCGCTCGCCGCCCGCCGAGATGCCGCCCACCACGCTGGTGCCGCCGCCGTACGGCACCACCACCACGTCTTCGCTGCTGGCCCAGTCCAGCACGCTCGCCACGTCCGCCTCGCTCTCGGGAAAAGCCACCATGTCGGGCGCCCCGGCGAAGTCGCCGCGGAAGCCGCGCAGGATGTCCGGGAAGTTGCGGCCGTGCGTGTGCCGCACGCGGGCCTCGGTGCCCAGGTCGGCGATGGCGCTCAGCGACGCCGGAGGGGTGACACGCGCCGGGGGCAGCTCCACCGCGGCGAGCGGCACCGGCTCGTCCACGCGCTCTGGCCCGAAGCCCAGCAGCAGCTGCGCCTGCTTTCCACGCTCCCGGCGCTCGTCGGCGCTGGGGAAGCGATCCTCCCAGCCCCAGCCCCAGTGACTCTTTTTCCGCACTTCTTGTGACTCGCTCATCGGGCGAGCGTACCTTCATCGCGTTGGCTGGTGGGCCACGGCGCACCGCCAATTCGTGACCGACAGTTGTAAAAACGTTCGTGTTGTAGAATACTGTTCAAAGTGGAACCCGTACAGCGCATCGAGTGGTACCGGGAGTGGTTCGAACGCCGCGGCCGCCCGGCTTTTCTCGCTGAATTCGCCGCTCCGGTGCTGGTTGCCCGCGAGAACCTCGAGACCGAGACCGAGGCCAGCTTCCACACCGCGTTCATGTCGCGCACCCAGTTCTTGGCCGAGATGCAGAAGGCTGGGGCCGCACCGGCCGACGACCGGCCCCAGATCCGCGCCGGCGAGGTTCGCTTCGTGCGAAAGGCTGCAGGCGCTGCGTTCGCCGACCGGGTGGGGGTGGGCCGGGCGCGCAACGCCGACGTGTGGCTGCCCAACCCACGCGTCTCCAAGTACCACGCGTACTTCTCGGGCACGCCCGAGGCGGGCTACACGCTGACCGACGCCGAGTCGCGGAACGGCACCTGGGTAGACGGGCACAAGCTCGCGGCGCGCACGCCGGTGCCACTGGCAGACGGCTCGGAGGTGGTGTTCGGACCGCACCGCTTCACGTTCTACACGCCCGCAGGGTTCTGCGACAACATCGGGCGGCGCGCTCGGCCGTAGGTGGGCGACGGCTCGCCGGAGGATGGTCAGGGCGCGGCCAGGCTGGCGGCGCTCATGTCCCGAACGGTGCTGATTCCCAGGCGATAGTCGCCCTCGGCGGAGGCGCGGAAACCGCCCACCCACACCTTGGTCAGGCCAGCCGGGAGCGGCCCCTCCACGACGGGATGCCGACCGTCTCCGTCGTCGTTGCAGCGAAACGTTCCGTCCGAGAGCTGCAGCACCAACGTGGTGTCGAGCGCACCACCATTCACCACGAAGCGAGCGTACGGCAGCGTGCTGGCGCTCATCACCTCATGGTCGGGCTCGGCGGAGACGAAGCCGGTGCAGCCATGGCCCCACTCGCGCGCCTCGATGGAGCCACCCTCCAAGCGCCCCGTCAGGGTCTCCGTGCCGCTGAAGCCCGCGGGCAGCTCGACCGGCCCGCCCCAGCCACATGCCCCCAAGAGGGTGGCCAGGAACACGGTCAGGCTGGGAAGCGCCGCTCGCACATGAAGTCGCATGGCCGGCACCATACACCGTGCCTTCGGACGAATTCCAACCGACCAAGCACATCGATGCTTGCCATCGTCCGGGTGTTGATTGCAGACTTTTCCGACATCGCGGTACCGCCGGGGTTGGCACATCCGCACGAAAGGGAAAGACAGACATGATGAAAGACATCCGTTCCGTGGCTCAGCGTGCAGCCATCACGCTGACCCTGGTGAGCATGGCCGCCCTGATCGGTTGCGGCGGCGGCGGCGGCGGCGGTGGCGTGGGGACCACCACCGGCCCCATCGTCCAGGGCGCGCCAGCGACCGTCATCCTGCGCAACGTCTCCCGCGAAGCCATCTTCTACGTCTACATGAGCCAGTCGAGCGACTCGAACTG is part of the Sandaracinaceae bacterium genome and encodes:
- a CDS encoding FHA domain-containing protein — encoded protein: MEPVQRIEWYREWFERRGRPAFLAEFAAPVLVARENLETETEASFHTAFMSRTQFLAEMQKAGAAPADDRPQIRAGEVRFVRKAAGAAFADRVGVGRARNADVWLPNPRVSKYHAYFSGTPEAGYTLTDAESRNGTWVDGHKLAARTPVPLADGSEVVFGPHRFTFYTPAGFCDNIGRRARP
- the sppA gene encoding signal peptide peptidase SppA; this encodes MTEAAPPRRRRWVWPLVFVGLLSACLLRCTVGGGPALDASGGTGAVEVRELALRAPPSSGPGRGGLGSGREPTMQEVFEQLRLVEEHDSARGVFLRIGSMGSAWGRVSDLVEAIERVRATGKPVHCHFDSLDNAGFALAVRACDRLSMTPAGHLNLVGVAAQVFYARELLDSVGVRAEVIAMGRFKSAGDMLTETTMPEAAREATEALLDDVSAGLVNAVALRFEGDAVRARAAIDAGPYGAEAARAAGLIDAVAFDDEAREHARRAGDAPKVRALSLPVAGQGAGLGRVLEVLMGEDPRDALHEPHVAIVHVTGSIVDGEEQSGAAAVSGPFVEEVRRLADDESVRAVVLRIDSPGGSALASDRMWHAVRRLAARKPVVASLGDVAASGGYYIASAAREIYAHPASIVGSIGVIGGKADASGLFDRLGVRPVVITRGARAAWMTPTRGLTEDEHAAVSGMLRSAYQRFLGRVSAGRDMPRAAVHEVAQGRVMSGLAGHRAGLVDTLGGLTPALARARELGELPADAPFDEWPRQAGMFEALAELAGGGASTEATTFGVWMQLAESISPEVADVASAPLLLCTEPVLTALPYSVDIR
- a CDS encoding FAD-binding oxidoreductase yields the protein MSESQEVRKKSHWGWGWEDRFPSADERRERGKQAQLLLGFGPERVDEPVPLAAVELPPARVTPPASLSAIADLGTEARVRHTHGRNFPDILRGFRGDFAGAPDMVAFPESEADVASVLDWASSEDVVVVPYGGGTSVVGGISAGGERPFVSLDLSRLDRLLEVDAVSRSARLQAGASGPRLEAQLAEHGLTLRFFPQSFEFATLGGWIATRAGGHFAMGPTHIDDLVESTRTVTPRGVLETRRLPGSGAGPSADRMILGSEGTLGVITEAWVRVRPKPTQRSTATCLFKEWRDAVAAVRAISQSGLYPANCRLLDAREAALNLVSIDSSAVLIVGFEGADHAFHAPMARTLELVADHGGRCPQGAKHADAGEKSGDEGGAGAWKRAFIDAPYMLNLMGSMGMVVDTFETACTWDRFEALHAGIIQAVRDVMKREAGRGFVSCRFTHVYPDGPAPYFTFVMPGREGGEIAQWQAVKQAASDAILRHGGTITHHHAVGRVHQPWYAQQVPDLFREALRGAKRELDPAGIMNRGVFAL
- a CDS encoding zinc-ribbon domain-containing protein — protein: MDVICQNCGTEYDFDETLVSERGTTVKCTQCAHLFKVYRPGGGDARPWSIRHRDGREELVPTLRDLQKLIATNVLSEFDEIARQGDAYKPLGSIAELATFFSQARASRPDSSPPAARTSSIPAGAPGPRRSKGTLMGYSPGSEPVTTPQLHGNSMPGAPRQSEVSPAHSPSLTPASVPPPPLPPASVPPPSASMPSPAPGPAQPRPIAKPPEPERANPAAAAAAKASHRAIAATRASDMLEEPIAPPVTKSRAPVMQVDDDDDVKIKGVGSPKWGRWVFLVALIALGVVGYLQRDAIMAQVQALRGPPPDPAASFLEEAEELLRRDDADGYRQGIHEMIRATAVAERDPRVLTMLSRGYSLKAQLHEFDAQDLVADAGEDPARLAEAAGLRHVARDAAQEARHKAEDAVREAPDSVEARVALADALRLTGDLIGARRHYERSRDLAPTASADQLTVGALLAAAEQEDLGAAVELAQQAVGADAGLIRARIVLARALLASGNGEAARAHVAHVLASQADHAGALAVRRRLDGEAPQPAAAEEPELAPAVVVDAGVAADPSGSEGQPRVGADGTTEGRDNRTFDEMQAGGTDTSGTRPPAGTDVAMDDGRPPEGRDYSWYIQNGDTALSGGNLSRADAFYQAALEVRPGSSEATTGLANVMLRRGRADDAVVRFRAATRQGYGPAFIGLGRANESLGRRSEAIQAYEDYLQRSPSGSLATTARQRLEALRPTPAPGPAPTPTPTVEDTPPPPPPPPPAPEGDPAPGPA